The following DNA comes from Fibrobacter sp..
TGGGGGTACAGGTCTTGCGATAGCCGCACTTGGTTCCTGCATTTACATTGAACTGGGCTGCGCTATCCATCACGGCACTCCAGGTATAAAGGCGACCGTACTTCTCGCAGTTAGAAGTTTTGTTGTCGTAGCACCAGCTGGTGGAATCGGAAGTGTATCTGCTGTTATTGAACTTCACGCCTACGTAGCGATAGTTCAGGTTCTGGGCCATCCAGGTCTGGGTGCCAATGGTGATGGTCTTGTAAACTTGACCGTCGCGAGAATCGGTCATGGACCCCTTTACAACAACTACACTGCTACTACTCTTTACCGAGGAACTACTTGCTACCGACGACGAAGACTTCGCGGAGCTGGAAGATGCAACAGAGCTGCTAGATCCCTCGACTTCGCTCGGGATGACACTAGAGGAAGGAGGTAGTTCTACGCTAGAAGATGATTCCACAGAACTAGAGGAAACCGCAGAGCTGGAACTACTAGCAATAGAAGAGGAGCTCTTCTCGCTAGAGGAGCTAGCAACCGACGAAGAGGACTCCACGGAACTAGAGGAAGTTACTGAGCTGCTAGATCCTTCGACTCCGGCGCTGCCTCCGCTCAGGATGACACTAGAAGAAGAACTGCCAGGATCCTCGGTCGGAGACGAAGTTGTCAAGATTGAAGAAGACGACACTTCAGCGGGATTTTCATCCCCGGACGAACCATTCGCAGAAGTGCTGTCATCGCAGGCCACAAGGCCCAAAGCCAGCGCAAACGCACAAGTTCCGAGAGCAAGGAATTTCTTTTTCATGAGCAACCTTAATCCTGCATTTTCAAGATTTATTCTATAGACAAATCTATAAATTAAAATTCGGAATTTTTCCCAAATTTAATTTGCAAATGTTACTCCAGCACCAGGTGGTACGTCCTACGCTTGGCGGCTTCGTCGTCGCACTTGATAAGGCCTTTTTGACATAAATCCTGCAGGTCGCGGTTGGCGGTATCCGAGGAGCATTTGCCAAAGTTCGCCCAGTTCTTGGAGTTCATCTTGCCTTCGTAACCGTTCAGGTAGATGTTCAGGATTTCCTTCTGGCGCTCCGTCACGGCAACGTCTGCAAAGCGGTTCCAGAACAAGGTCTTTTTCATCACCAGGATGACGCATATTTTGCGGCATTATTAGAGAAAAAATGACGCAAATAGACTGCAACAAAAAAACGGGCAGCCTTGCCTTGCGGCTTGGCAGCCTGGATTGGCGTTGCCTATGCTCTGGTTCGGTTATAAGTTTGCTTTAGTCCTTGAGGCAACGCAAACTTTGACCGTTGTACTTGTCGTGGTTGCGCTGGCGCGCGTCGTCGTAATTGTAGCGGAAGTACTGGTACCACGCGCCTTTGCTACTGTACTCAGAGGCAGACCACAAGTCGGCGTCGTCGCTCTCATAGTAGAAACCGCCATTGTAGTTCCTGTAACCGGCGGGGAGCACCGAGACGCCATACTTGTCGGAACCGTTGCCGCCACTGTACCAGCCGCTGGTAGATTTCAACAACGAACCAGCGGTGCTGGAACCACCGATGTAGGTGTACAGAGTGCTGTACTCCTTGTTCGTGGGCACATGCCAGCCTTCTGGGCAAATGCCGCGGTGGGGGCTATTGGGGGTACAGGTCTTACCGTAGCCGCATTTGGTTCCTGCGTTTACGCTGAACTGGGCAGCACTGTCCATCACGGCGCTCCAGGTGTAAAGACGACCATACTTGTCGCAGTTGGAAGCTTCATTTTCATAGCACCAGCTGGTGGAGTCGGAGGTGTAACCGTTGTAATTGTGTTTCACGCCTACGTAGCGATAGTTCAGGTTCTCAGCCATCCAGGTCTGGGTGCCGATGGTTACGGTCTTGTACACTTGGCCATCGCGGGCATCGGTAAACTCGCCATAGTCAATGTTTGGGTTCAGGTACTGCCAGGCGAGTTTGGAACTGCCAGAATCCTCGGTCGGGGCCGAGGATGACGAGGAAGAACTTACAACCGACGAAGAAGATGACTTCGCAGAACTAGAGGAAGTTACTGAGCTGGAACTTACTACAGAACTACTGGATTGCTTCGCTTCGCTCGGGATGACACTAGAGGAAGACACTTCAGCGGGATTTTCATCCCCGGACGAACCATTCGCAGAAGTGCTGTCATCGCAGGCCACAAGGCCCAAAGCCAGCGCAAACGCAACACTTGTCAAGAAATTCTTTTTCATTTTCCATTTCCTTGCAAAAATTTCAGAGAACTTCAAGAACGGCCTCTGTCATTATGCAGAATAGCTCGAGCGGATCTTAAAAGCCATGATAGCGAATGCTCCTGCCACGTTCATACTGGCCTTGCGACCCGCCATAGGAATGGTCACCTTCATGGTGGTGGCGGCCATGATTTCGGGAGCGATTCCCAGTTCTTCGTTACCCAGAATAATCAGGCCCTTTTCCGGCCATGTTACTTTGTTTATATCGGGAATGTCTTCGCCGGTTTCAAGGGCGATAATTTCGTAGCCGTTTTCCTTGTGCCAGTTGATGCAGTCAAAAGGATCTTCCCAGCGTTTGATGGGAATCCATTCCTGGCAGCCGCGGGCGGCACTTTTCACGGTGACGTGATCGGGACTGCAGCTATATCCGCTAAGGTGTACGCCTTCCAGGCCGAAGCAGTCGGTACTGCGAATAATGGAGCCCACGTTAAAGGCACTGCGGAGATTGTGAACCAGGACCGCAAACTGAATGGGCTTTTCTGCGGCTTCCTGACGGTCGCCCGGCTCCTGTTCCAGATAAACGTCACGTTCAAAGCCAAGGCCTGCGCGGGTACGGAAAGTCTTGTACAGGTCAATCATCTGGGCCTGATTCTTGCCCACCAAAGTTTCTTCTGCAGGAAGCTTCATCCATTCCGCGTAGGTTTCAAATTCACGACGTGCGCGAGGAACGTCATCCCCCAGCTGCAAAATGATGACACGCAGAAG
Coding sequences within:
- a CDS encoding fibrobacter succinogenes major paralogous domain-containing protein — encoded protein: MKKKFLALGTCAFALALGLVACDDSTSANGSSGDENPAEVSSSSILTTSSPTEDPGSSSSSVILSGGSAGVEGSSSSVTSSSSVESSSSVASSSSEKSSSSIASSSSSAVSSSSVESSSSVELPPSSSVIPSEVEGSSSSVASSSSAKSSSSVASSSSVKSSSSVVVVKGSMTDSRDGQVYKTITIGTQTWMAQNLNYRYVGVKFNNSRYTSDSTSWCYDNKTSNCEKYGRLYTWSAVMDSAAQFNVNAGTKCGYRKTCTPNSPHRGICPEGWHVPTNKEYSTLYTYIGGSSTAGSLLKSTSGWNNGYNGKSGNGTDKYGFSVLPAGCRDDNGNFRTEGSDACLWSASEYNSDYAWYQVFYYEDADVAQNGYYKCYGQSLRCLKD
- a CDS encoding fibrobacter succinogenes major paralogous domain-containing protein, translating into MKKNFLTSVAFALALGLVACDDSTSANGSSGDENPAEVSSSSVIPSEAKQSSSSVVSSSSVTSSSSAKSSSSSVVSSSSSSSAPTEDSGSSKLAWQYLNPNIDYGEFTDARDGQVYKTVTIGTQTWMAENLNYRYVGVKHNYNGYTSDSTSWCYENEASNCDKYGRLYTWSAVMDSAAQFSVNAGTKCGYGKTCTPNSPHRGICPEGWHVPTNKEYSTLYTYIGGSSTAGSLLKSTSGWYSGGNGSDKYGVSVLPAGYRNYNGGFYYESDDADLWSASEYSSKGAWYQYFRYNYDDARQRNHDKYNGQSLRCLKD
- a CDS encoding TrmH family RNA methyltransferase, with protein sequence LLRVIILQLGDDVPRARREFETYAEWMKLPAEETLVGKNQAQMIDLYKTFRTRAGLGFERDVYLEQEPGDRQEAAEKPIQFAVLVHNLRSAFNVGSIIRSTDCFGLEGVHLSGYSCSPDHVTVKSAARGCQEWIPIKRWEDPFDCINWHKENGYEIIALETGEDIPDINKVTWPEKGLIILGNEELGIAPEIMAATTMKVTIPMAGRKASMNVAGAFAIMAFKIRSSYSA